A window of the Planococcus citri chromosome 4, ihPlaCitr1.1, whole genome shotgun sequence genome harbors these coding sequences:
- the LOC135842720 gene encoding uncharacterized protein LOC135842720 produces MIPIIFILLLASFQSPPTTAKPTDTFVELTKQPYYVDKTELLHVLSEFTHNYDFVACPNRFLKTSNLHMIKSFYQLEFDAQGNRKNYTETETFAFFKNFEIANHSTTFLKNRMANHPVMLIDLKFDVSQVKTIPEVDTLLNTKLKEAFSDYFQVLSKQPTPSGEFEITKFETEFLQNMQKGTANHFELSYGLYRLSNVLYKYFKRRVIILIDNYDYAANEAVLNHPELLDTDGPVHYFYSSINNMFRKTFKENRKFKNYALMTGISGRIEYADNEVKENPFLNDHLFTSYFGFTESEIDDLLTRYKASTREIKDLKAYYGAYFSRTKKIRLYSPYSITKYFSEGRSKSVDKGKNPLFEPHWAKTADQTFIKQALKSDSFRSKLDSMIDSGLKCVNVSSQYRSSPALDTFVRTINEKRPSFKGVQQLDESYLFQYFFETGYLSYADVDQGQGISVYRIVNAEVNNTLKEAFQQFKS; encoded by the coding sequence ATGATCCCTATAATATTCATATTGCTCCTCGCCTCCTTCCAGTCACCTCCGACCACAGCCAAACCAACCGATACCTTCGTAGAACTCACCAAACAGCCCTACTACGTAGACAAAACCGAACTACTGCACGTACTCAGCGAATTCACCCACAACTACGATTTCGTGGCATGTCCCAATCGTTTCTTGAAAACCAGCAATTTGCACATGATCAAGAGCTTCTATCAACTGGAATTTGACGCACAAGGTAATCGCAAAAATTACACCGAGACAGAGACTTTTGCATTCTTTAAGAATTTCGAAATCGCCAATCATTCGACGACTTTCTTGAAAAATCGCATGGCTAATCATCCCGTCATGTTGATCGATTTGAAATTCGACGTATCCCAAGTGAAAACCATACCGGAAGTTGACACTTTGCTAAATACGAAGCTGAAAGAAGCTTTCAGCGATTACTTCCAAGTGTTATCTAAACAACCCACACCTTCGGGCGAATTCGAGATCACCAAATTCGAGacagaatttttacaaaacatgcAAAAAGGTACAGCTAATCACTTCGAATTGTCGTACGGTTTGTACAGACTGAGCAACGTTTTATACAAATACTTCAAACGTCGAGTCATCATCTTGATCGACAATTACGACTATGCTGCTAACGAAGCTGTTCTCAACCATCCCGAGCTTCTCGATACCGACGGACCAGTGCATTATTTTTACTCGTCCATCAATAACATGTTTCGTAAAACGTTCAAAGAGAACAGGAAGTTCAAAAATTACGCTCTGATGACCGGTATAAGTGGCCGGATCGAGTACGCGGACAATGAAGTCAAAGAGAACCCATTCTTAAACGATCATCTGTTCACTTCGTACTTCGGATTCACCGAATCGGAAATCGATGATTTGCTCACCCGATACAAGGCCTCTACTCGCGAAATCAAAGACCTCAAGGCTTACTACGGTGCCTATTTCAGTCGAACGAAGAAAATTCGCCTTTATAGTCCTTATTCGATcacgaaatatttttcagaaggtaGATCAAAATCGGTAGATAAAGGTAAAAACCCACTCTTCGAACCCCACTGGGCCAAAACGGCGGATCAAACGTTTATCAAACAAGCCTTAAAATCGGACTCTTTCCGCAGTAAATTAGATTCGATGATCGATAGTGGATTGAAATGCGTCAATGTATCCAGCCAGTATAGATCGTCTCCAGCTCTGGACACGTTTGTGCGAACAATTAACGAGAAAAGACCCTCTTTCAAAGGTGTCCAGCAATTGGACGAGTCGTATTTATTCCAGTATTTTTTCGAAACCGGATATCTGAGTTACGCTGATGTAGATCAAGGACAAGGCATTAGCGTTTATCGTATTGTCAATGCGGAAGTAAACAATACGTTAAAGGAAGCTTTTCAACAATTCAAGAGCTAG
- the LOC135843731 gene encoding uncharacterized protein LOC135843731: MIPILFVLLLTSFQSPPTTAKPTDFFVELTKQPYYIDKTDLLHEISKFTNNYDFVACPSRFLKTSNLHMIKSFYQLEFDAQGTPKNYTDTETFAFFKNFKIANHSTTFIQNRMANHPVMLIDLKYNVSQVKTIPEVDTLINTKLQEAFSDFFDMLPKQPTPTSEFEITKFETEFVQKLRNGTANHFELSYGLYRLSNVLFKYFKHRVIVLIDNYDYAANEAVLKHPELLDTDGAVHYFYSSINNMFRKTFKDNRKFKNYALMAGISGRIEYADNEVKENQFLDEHRFTSYFGFTESEIDDLLNRYNASIGEIIDVRAYYGSYLTRMKKTRMYSPYSIIQYILDGRFKPADENKRFHFEPYWAKTEDQAFFQQALKSDSFRYKLDSLVTNTSDYVSISSQYRSSTALDTFVRTINEKKPSFKGVQQFDESLLCKYIFETGYLCYAQFAKDTNNMILVNEEIKESVKATVREFKKGILSEMKKS, encoded by the coding sequence atgatCCCCATACTGTTTGTATTGCTCCTCACCTCCTTCCAATCACCTCCAACCACAGCCAAACCCACCGATTTCTTCGTAGAACTCACCAAACAGCCCTACTACATTGACAAAACCGATCTACTGCACGAAATCAGCAAATTCACCAACAACTACGACTTCGTCGCATGTCCCAGTCGTTTCTTGAAAACCAGCAACTTGCACATGATCAAGAGCTTCTATCAACTGGAATTCGACGCACAAGGCACTCCGAAAAATTACACCGATACCGAAACCTTcgctttctttaaaaatttcaaaatcgccaATCACTCGACGACTTTCATTCAAAATCGCATGGCTAATCATCCCGTCATGTTGATCGATTTGAAATACAACGTGTCCCAGGTGAAAACCATACCCGAAGTTGACACCTTGATCAATACCAAGCTACAAGAAGCCTTCAGCGATTTCTTCGACATGTTACCTAAACAACCCACTCCCACGAGCGAATTCGAGATCACCAAATTCGAAACAGAATTTGTACAAAAGTTGCGAAATGGTACAGCTAATCACTTCGAATTATCGTATGGTTTGTACAGACTGAGCAACGTTTTATTCAAGTACTTCAAACATCGAGTCATCGTCTTGATCGATAATTACGACTACGCTGCCAACGAAGCTGTACTAAAACATCCCGAATTGCTGGATACCGACGGAGCAGTGCATTATTTTTACTCGTCTATCAATAACATGTTCCGTAAAACCTTCAAAGACAACAGGAAGTTCAAAAATTACGCACTGATGGCAGGTATAAGTGGCCGGATCGAGTACGCCGATAACGAAGTCAAAGAGAACCAATTCTTAGACGAACATAGGTTCACTTCGTACTTCGGATTCACCGAATCAGAAATCGATGACTTGTTGAACCGATATAACGCTTCGATCGGAGAAATAATCGACGTCAGAGCTTACTACGGTTCATATTTGACTCGAATGAAGAAAACTCGTATGTACAGTCCTTATTCGATCATACAATACATTCTGGATGGCAGATTCAAACCAGCCGATGAAAATAAACGATTCCATTTCGAACCCTACTGGGCCAAGACGGAAGACCAGGCATTTTTCCAACAGGCTTTAAAATCGGATTCTTTTCGCTACAAATTGGATTCGCTGGTGACCAATACATCAGATTACGTCAGTATATCCAGCCAATATAGATCGTCTACGGCTCTAGATACGTTTGTGCGAACTATTAACGAGAAAAAACCATCTTTCAAAGGTGTCCAGCAATTCGACGAGTCGTTGTTGTGCAAGTATATTTTCGAAACCGGATATCTTTGTTATGCCCAATTTGCTAAAGATACTAACAACATGATCCTTGTTAATGAGGAAATAAAGGAGTCGGTGAAAGCAACTGTTCGAGAATTCAAGAAGGGGATtctttctgaaatgaaaaaatcatga
- the LOC135845110 gene encoding uncharacterized protein LOC135845110, with protein MRSLEFSSKCLNIVIGICFICVCSIEIGIVGAEDPEAIKIPNSSNFSSAMDLDGIVPDVIKKEPSKNITVKYPSGKDVSLGNILTPTEVKDVPKVSWDAEAGKFYLLCMTDPDAPSRKEPKFREWHHWLVGNVPGSDVEKGETLSEYIGSGPPPGTELHRYVFLVYLQPGKIDFKDVPRLTNRSGDNRGNFKIQDFADKYNLGDPVAVNFYKAEYDDYVPILYKQLGEDFSLARFIVRIKFEISIEKMPSLKFFYGCSNVVVLCFICFCSVEITRVGAQDEDMSHIERIIDDLKIPRGLKLANSYNLSVYLDLFGVVSDVIRKPTPKNLTVDFRTGVTAIYGNILTPTDVRDTPKLTWDAEDDKFYLVSMTDPDAPSRKEPKFREFQHWLVGNIPGMDVEKGETLTEYIGAAPPKDTELHRYVILVYKQPGKIDFKDVPRLSNKCGDNRASFKIQDFADKYNLGDPLAAQFFRAEFDEYVSCLYRKLGLERTIIGDIEFKDN; from the exons ATGCGGTCTCTGGAATTTTCCTCTAAATGTTTGAATATCGTGATAGGTATATGTTTTATTTGTGTTTGCTCGATTGAAATTGGCATCGTTGGAGCTGAGGATCCAGAG GCTATTAAGATCCCAAACAGTTCTAATTTCAGCTCAGCTATGGATCTCGACGGAATTGTACCGGATGTGATCAAAAAAGAACCGTCGAAAAATATAACC gtGAAGTATCCTTCTGGTAAAGATGTCAGCTTGGGTAATATTTTGACCCCGACCGAAGTGAAAGATGTGCCCAAAGTTAGCTGGGATGCGGAAGCTGGTAAATTCTACTTATTGTGTATGACCG ATCCCGATGCACCGAGCCGAAAAGAACCGAAATTCAGAGAATGGCATCACTGGCTCGTCGGTAATGTACCTGGATCAGATGTAGAAAAAGGTGAAACTTTATCCGAATACATTGGCTCTGGACCTCCTCCAGGCACCG AACTTCATCGTTACGTATTCCTCGTCTATCTGCAGCCGGGTAAAATCGATTTCAAAGATGTGCCACGTTTAACCAACAG ATCTGGAGACAATCGtggtaatttcaaaatacaagatTTCGCCGATAAATACAATCTCGGCGATCCGGTGGCTGTAAATTTCTATAAAGCCGAATACGACGATTACGTTCCGATTTTATACAAACAATTAGGAG AAGATTTCAGC CTAGCACGTTTCATCGTCCGCATCAAATTCGAAATcagtattgaaaaaatgccatccttaaaatttttttatggctGCTCAAATGTTGTCGTATTGTGTTTTATTTGTTTCTGCTCGGTTGAAATTACCAGGGTCGGGGCTCAAGATGAGGATATGAGTCATATTGAAAGAATTATCGATGATTTGAAAATCCCCAGA GGTCTGAAACTCGCGAATAGTTATAATCTCAGTGTATACTTAGATCTGTTCGGAGTTGTCTCAGATGTGATCAGAAAACCAACTCCGAAAAATTTAACA GTTGATTTTCGTACCGGTGTGACAGCTATTTATGGTAATATTTTAACCCCTACCGATGTGAGAGATACGCCGAAACTTACCTGGGATGCGGAGGATGATAAATTTTACTTGGTGTCTATGACCG ATCCCGATGCACCGAGCAGAAAAGAACCGAAATTCAGAGAATTTCAGCATTGGCTTGTAGGTAATATTCCCGGAATGGACGTAGAAAAAGGCGAAACTTTAACCGAATATATTGGCGCAGCACCTCCTAAAGATACTG aacTTCATCGTTACGTGATTCTAGTCTACAAGCAGCCGGGTAAAATCGATTTCAAAGATGTGCCTCGTTTAAGCaacaa atgtgGAGATAATCGcgccagtttcaaaattcaagatttcgCCGATAAATACAATCTTGGTGATCCACTGGCTGCACAATTTTTCCGTGCTGAATTCGACGAGTACGTTTCATGTTTATACCGAAAATTAGGATTGGAGAGGACGATTATTGGTGATATAGAATTTAAAGATAATTAA